A genomic stretch from Aerococcaceae bacterium zg-1292 includes:
- a CDS encoding capsid protein has protein sequence MAEELFRKIIADEGYKIYQDTKQQLLEDMGRDGTNVDNYEVQRALQALASQSFREVDNLINTSLPQASRAMYQDIVTQSVASVVTGTKSAEQAISEATMAMFKRGFTGFTDRGGKRWKADVYARNVIKSTVYRTYREMREKPAEEVGIDTFYYSVKASAREMCAPLQGQIVTKGLARTEAGERILSLLDYGYGEPGGCLGINCGHVMTPFIPGVNYKPELPDELKNLTEEQAIQNANVEAKQRALERQIRYNKELLHVAEQLGDRGLIQKYKLNDIKLRGALDSWIKKPDFLRYDMERVKYHKSGVKADYKNVIPKAEYERMAKRYKRYKDVLGDKNVPKSLDDFIKMKYNDSERYGFLKDYFTSRKSNMISAFSSFGDYVKYKNRVEKEIVGQTTSDGIVIKSQSKHFIERLLGTNADPKTGKFRSGVEVEHVIDALKNGRVRPSNSDSTVTVYYGEYAKVTVNNITGQLIRTVPQTKRR, from the coding sequence ATTGCTGAAGAATTATTCCGTAAAATCATTGCAGATGAAGGGTATAAAATCTATCAGGATACTAAGCAGCAGTTGTTAGAAGATATGGGAAGAGACGGTACAAATGTTGACAATTACGAAGTTCAACGAGCGTTACAAGCGTTAGCGAGTCAGTCGTTTAGAGAAGTGGATAACTTAATTAATACGTCACTGCCACAAGCTTCAAGAGCGATGTATCAAGACATCGTGACGCAATCTGTCGCAAGTGTCGTGACAGGTACGAAATCAGCTGAACAAGCGATATCCGAAGCGACAATGGCTATGTTTAAGCGTGGCTTTACCGGTTTTACGGATAGGGGCGGTAAACGTTGGAAAGCGGATGTGTACGCAAGAAACGTGATTAAATCAACCGTGTATCGTACGTACCGTGAAATGCGAGAGAAACCTGCTGAAGAAGTCGGCATCGATACTTTTTATTATTCTGTTAAAGCGAGTGCTAGAGAGATGTGTGCGCCTTTGCAGGGGCAAATTGTGACAAAAGGACTTGCTAGAACAGAAGCGGGAGAAAGAATACTTTCCCTGCTTGATTATGGTTATGGTGAGCCTGGTGGATGTCTAGGTATCAACTGTGGCCATGTGATGACGCCGTTTATACCTGGTGTTAATTACAAACCCGAATTACCCGATGAGTTGAAAAATTTAACCGAAGAACAAGCGATACAAAATGCGAATGTGGAAGCCAAGCAACGCGCTTTAGAAAGACAGATTCGATATAACAAAGAGTTGTTACATGTCGCTGAGCAATTAGGTGATAGAGGCTTGATTCAAAAATATAAGTTGAATGATATTAAGTTGCGTGGCGCTTTGGATAGCTGGATTAAGAAGCCTGATTTCTTGCGGTATGATATGGAACGTGTGAAGTATCATAAATCAGGAGTTAAAGCTGACTATAAGAATGTTATTCCTAAAGCTGAATATGAGCGAATGGCTAAGCGATACAAGCGTTATAAGGATGTCCTGGGTGATAAAAATGTGCCGAAATCACTCGATGATTTCATTAAAATGAAGTATAATGATAGTGAGAGATATGGATTCTTGAAAGACTATTTTACTAGCCGGAAATCCAATATGATTTCAGCATTTTCTAGTTTTGGTGACTATGTAAAGTATAAGAATCGGGTAGAAAAAGAAATAGTAGGGCAAACAACTTCAGACGGTATTGTGATTAAATCTCAGAGTAAACATTTTATTGAAAGGTTGTTAGGGACTAATGCAGACCCTAAAACTGGTAAGTTTAGGAGTGGTGTTGAAGTAGAACACGTTATTGATGCACTAAAAAATGGTAGAGTACGTCCTAGTAATAGCGACTCAACGGTAACTGTGTACTACGGAGAATATGCAAAGGTGACAGTAAATAATATTACTGGGCAATTGATACGAACTGTTCCGCAAACAAAAAGGAGGTAG
- a CDS encoding LysR family transcriptional regulator yields the protein MNLRDLEYFKYLAESLSFTKTAEHFFVSQPSISIALKRLEEEFETKLIQRERSAKNIRLTASGRTLYRRTVDMLSLFNQTKQEVSATPTESVQLGLISIIGSHYLPKLLAHVEGADQQLNLIEEYTADDLIESLRAKVFTIAITIHEQDTFAQKWIDSYPISGAPIQLCVAKEHYLAKYRELSIVELINESFVSLKPGTVHERLFYQWATQHKLPLENVLYTNHLTDLIEQVESGNRMALLTENTILSNDHIVSIPIKNAPMSYTSLIVNNEATLSPEQSAFNQQLIDIVQNKHIE from the coding sequence ATGAACTTACGCGATTTGGAATATTTCAAATATTTAGCTGAAAGTTTAAGTTTCACTAAGACAGCGGAACACTTTTTTGTCTCGCAGCCTTCTATATCCATCGCATTAAAACGACTAGAGGAAGAATTTGAAACGAAACTCATTCAGCGAGAACGTTCTGCCAAAAATATTCGTTTAACAGCATCTGGCAGAACACTATACCGTCGCACCGTCGATATGTTAAGTCTATTTAATCAAACAAAACAAGAAGTCAGTGCAACGCCAACGGAATCCGTCCAACTCGGACTCATTTCCATTATTGGCTCCCACTATTTACCTAAATTATTAGCCCATGTTGAAGGGGCTGACCAACAATTGAATTTGATTGAAGAATATACAGCGGATGATTTAATTGAGTCACTACGTGCTAAAGTTTTCACCATCGCTATTACGATTCATGAACAAGACACCTTTGCACAAAAATGGATTGATTCCTATCCAATTTCTGGAGCTCCCATTCAATTATGTGTTGCAAAAGAACATTATTTAGCTAAATACCGTGAATTATCGATTGTGGAATTAATCAACGAATCGTTTGTTTCACTCAAACCAGGGACAGTTCACGAACGATTATTTTATCAATGGGCAACTCAACATAAATTACCCTTGGAAAATGTTCTATACACTAACCATCTCACTGATTTAATTGAACAAGTGGAGTCTGGCAATCGAATGGCATTATTAACGGAAAACACGATTTTATCTAATGACCATATTGTTTCAATCCCTATTAAAAATGCACCGATGAGTTATACAAGCCTGATAGTTAATAATGAGGCAACTCTTTCTCCAGAACAATCTGCTTTCAATCAACAATTAATTGATATTGTACAAAACAAACATATTGAGTAA
- a CDS encoding ATP-dependent Clp protease ATP-binding subunit, with protein MFEELFTNSARQVMIFAAEQAYYMRHQAVGSEHILLGLAKEETGIAGKALRENGATYNALIAELESIHGKFAQPRMMGEQVIPYSPRAKKVIMNASNDAKRLGAPKVGTEHLLLGILKEEILAVVLLRNLEIDFDVLRRTVYELIGATGEMDEDSNRSRRPGRNGRSGARPQNNQATTSPTLDSVARDLTDLARRNQLDPVIGREQEVHRIVQIISRRTKNNPVLVGEPGVGKTALAEGLAQRIISGDVPEDIAKKRLMMLDMGALVAGTKYRGEFEERMKKIIEEMSESGDVILFIDELHTLIGAGGAEGAIDASNILKPALARGEIQVIGATTLNEYQKYIEKDAALERRFSKVQIDEPSISESIAIIEGLKGKYEEHHTVKIPTEAVEAAVKLSARYMTARRLPDKAVDLIDEAAARVRIDAAVEPQTVSSDSLEQQLVELSSEKEQAILARDFDKASELRQKEVALEAQLAEMDKREQEEDSPAREVLTVTSHDVAEVVAQATGVPVQQMETSESQRLVNLEAVLHERVIGQDEAVKSVARAIRRARSGLKSPKRPIGSFLFLGPTGVGKTELAKTLAAVMFGSEDNMIRVDMSEYMEKHSVSRLVGSPPGYVGYDEAGQLTEKIRQKPYSVILLDEVEKAHPDVFNILLQVFDDGHLTDGKGRKVDFRNTIIIMTSNLGATALRDEKSVGFGAVSVTENHQAMERKIREELKRAFRPEFLNRIDETIVFHSLTKENIREIVKLHAADIVKRLEDLSIQARVTDTAVDIIAEAGFDPEYGARPIRRAIQKQIEDELSELLLNGDIQNGDQITIGGRGGSINIANRTKN; from the coding sequence ATGTTTGAAGAATTATTTACCAATAGTGCGCGGCAAGTGATGATTTTTGCTGCGGAACAAGCTTATTATATGCGACACCAAGCCGTAGGCTCTGAGCATATTTTATTAGGCTTGGCAAAAGAAGAAACCGGTATCGCTGGAAAAGCGTTACGCGAAAACGGGGCAACCTATAATGCCTTAATTGCAGAATTAGAATCGATTCATGGCAAATTTGCTCAACCAAGAATGATGGGCGAACAAGTTATTCCGTATTCTCCAAGAGCAAAAAAAGTTATTATGAATGCATCCAATGATGCTAAACGCTTAGGTGCGCCAAAAGTAGGGACGGAGCATTTATTACTCGGTATTTTAAAAGAGGAAATCTTAGCTGTAGTTTTATTGCGTAATTTAGAAATTGATTTTGATGTATTACGCCGTACTGTCTATGAGTTAATTGGTGCTACTGGTGAGATGGATGAAGATAGTAATCGCAGTCGCCGTCCGGGGCGCAATGGTCGTAGTGGCGCAAGACCTCAAAATAATCAAGCTACAACGAGTCCGACGCTGGATTCAGTCGCACGTGATTTGACAGATTTAGCACGTCGCAATCAACTGGACCCTGTGATTGGTCGTGAGCAAGAAGTACACCGCATTGTGCAAATTATTAGTCGACGTACGAAAAACAACCCTGTATTAGTTGGTGAGCCAGGTGTAGGTAAAACTGCATTAGCGGAAGGTTTAGCTCAACGGATTATTTCAGGAGATGTGCCGGAAGATATTGCAAAAAAACGTTTGATGATGCTGGATATGGGTGCGTTAGTTGCCGGTACTAAATATCGTGGTGAGTTCGAGGAACGCATGAAGAAAATTATTGAAGAAATGTCTGAGAGTGGCGACGTTATCCTTTTCATTGATGAATTACATACGTTAATTGGTGCAGGTGGTGCTGAAGGTGCGATTGATGCATCGAATATTTTAAAACCAGCGTTAGCGCGTGGTGAAATTCAAGTGATTGGTGCGACAACGTTGAATGAATATCAAAAATATATTGAAAAAGATGCTGCGCTAGAACGCCGATTTTCAAAAGTGCAAATTGATGAGCCGTCAATCAGTGAATCCATTGCGATTATTGAAGGCTTAAAAGGTAAGTATGAAGAACATCATACGGTGAAAATTCCAACAGAAGCAGTCGAGGCAGCTGTAAAATTAAGTGCGCGATATATGACTGCCAGACGATTACCGGATAAAGCTGTCGATTTAATTGATGAAGCAGCTGCCCGTGTCCGTATTGATGCAGCAGTTGAACCTCAAACAGTTTCATCGGATAGCTTAGAACAACAATTAGTTGAACTTTCGAGCGAAAAAGAACAAGCTATTTTAGCACGTGATTTTGACAAAGCCTCAGAATTACGTCAAAAAGAAGTCGCTTTAGAAGCACAATTAGCTGAGATGGATAAACGAGAACAAGAGGAAGATTCTCCGGCTAGAGAAGTATTAACAGTAACTAGCCATGATGTAGCAGAAGTGGTAGCTCAAGCAACCGGTGTGCCTGTTCAACAAATGGAAACATCTGAATCACAACGATTAGTGAATTTAGAAGCGGTCTTACACGAACGTGTGATTGGTCAAGATGAAGCTGTCAAATCAGTGGCACGCGCGATTCGTCGTGCAAGAAGTGGTTTGAAATCACCAAAACGACCAATTGGTTCGTTCTTATTCTTAGGTCCAACGGGTGTTGGTAAGACAGAGTTAGCGAAAACATTGGCTGCAGTTATGTTTGGTAGCGAAGATAATATGATTCGTGTGGATATGTCAGAATATATGGAAAAACACAGTGTGTCTCGTTTAGTAGGGTCACCTCCGGGATATGTGGGATATGATGAAGCGGGTCAATTAACTGAAAAAATTCGTCAAAAACCGTATAGTGTCATTTTATTAGATGAGGTAGAAAAAGCACATCCTGATGTCTTTAATATCTTATTACAAGTATTTGATGATGGACATCTAACTGATGGTAAAGGGCGCAAAGTTGATTTTAGAAACACAATCATTATTATGACTTCTAACTTAGGTGCTACGGCATTACGTGATGAAAAATCGGTTGGTTTTGGTGCAGTATCGGTCACTGAAAACCACCAAGCAATGGAACGTAAAATTCGTGAAGAATTGAAACGTGCATTTAGACCAGAATTTTTAAACCGTATTGATGAAACGATTGTCTTCCACTCATTAACGAAAGAAAATATCCGTGAGATTGTAAAATTACATGCCGCCGATATTGTTAAACGTTTAGAAGATTTATCTATTCAAGCACGCGTTACAGATACAGCTGTAGATATTATTGCTGAAGCTGGATTTGATCCTGAATATGGTGCAAGACCAATTCGTCGTGCGATTCAAAAACAAATTGAAGATGAATTAAGTGAACTCTTGTTAAATGGCGATATTCAAAATGGAGACCAAATTACCATTGGTGGTCGTGGCGGAAGTATTAATATTGCGAATCGTACAAAAAATTAA
- a CDS encoding CtsR family transcriptional regulator: protein MVQRNMTEIIEAYLKSFLKNQEHLEIKRSDIAEHFDCVPSQINYVINTRFTQEHGYAVESKRGGGGYIRILKIHLADEVEQIDQMIELVGEQISQRNGINMIETLIERKIITKREATLILSVIEKSVLHTISEQEQFARAQLLKTFLYQLRYTYN, encoded by the coding sequence ATGGTGCAAAGAAATATGACGGAAATCATCGAAGCGTATTTAAAGAGTTTCTTAAAAAATCAAGAACATCTTGAAATAAAACGCAGTGACATTGCAGAGCATTTTGATTGCGTACCTTCACAAATTAATTATGTTATTAATACTCGATTTACTCAAGAGCATGGCTATGCAGTTGAAAGTAAACGAGGCGGAGGAGGGTATATCCGCATTTTAAAAATTCATCTTGCGGATGAAGTTGAACAAATTGATCAAATGATTGAATTAGTCGGCGAGCAAATCAGTCAACGAAATGGAATCAATATGATTGAAACATTAATTGAACGTAAAATTATTACTAAGCGTGAAGCAACACTTATCTTATCAGTAATTGAAAAATCGGTGCTGCATACGATTAGTGAACAAGAACAATTTGCAAGAGCACAATTATTAAAGACATTTCTTTATCAATTGCGCTATACATATAATTAA